A stretch of Acipenser ruthenus chromosome 1, fAciRut3.2 maternal haplotype, whole genome shotgun sequence DNA encodes these proteins:
- the LOC117420800 gene encoding protein ERGIC-53-like isoform X2 codes for MPMNGFNNDAIPSADQVRITPSLRSQKGSVWTKNKAAFENWEAEITFRVTGRGRVGADGLAIWFTSDQGLEGPVFGAADSWNGLGIFFDSFDNDAKKNNPAVLIVGNNGKLVYDHQNDGSTQALGSCLRDFRNKPYPVRAKITYYKKSLTVLINNGFTPDKEDYEFCAKVDNMIIPAEGFFGISAATGGLADDHDVLSFLTFRLTEPGQQEPVPEAEIPQEEKEKYQEEFEHFQQDLDKKKHEFQKEHPDIHGQPSEDNYESVNDREVRQIFESQSRIHLEIKQLNRQLDMILDEQRRYVTVVTDEITKRGALTPGQPGQVPTEELDSLVKAQQEVLRNVNDMRNTLTESLGQMGNVHNQGNAAGTYETVQHFNDIKEHLHVVKKDIDHLIQRNRGPNEKATCPELPPFPSCLSTTHFFMFVAVQTVLFIGYIMYRSQQEAAAKKFF; via the exons ATGCCCATGAATGGTTTTAATAACG ATGCTATTCCAAGTGCTGATCAGGTTCGAATCACACCATCATTGAGAAGTCAAAAAGGCTCAGTGTGgacaaaaaacaaagcagcctTTGAAAACTGGGAAGCTGAAATTACATTTCGTGTTACTGGAAGAGGAAGAGTTGGAGCAGATGGGCTT GCAATCTGGTTCACATCAGACCAAGGACTTGAGGGTCCAGTCTTTGGAGCAGCAGATTCATGGAATGGCCTTGGAATTTTCTTTGACTCTTTTGACAATGATGCAAAG AAAAATAACCCTGCTGTTCTTATCGTTGGTAACAACGGAAAACTTGTTTATGACCATCAAAA TGATGGTTCAACCCAAGCACTGGGGTCCTGCCTAAGGGACTTCAGAAACAAGCCCTATCCAGTCAGAGCCAAAATCACATACTACAAAAAGTCATTGACG GTTTTGATAAACAATGGATTTACTCCAGATAAGGAAGATTATGAATTTTGTGCCAAAGTGGACAATATGATTATTCCAGCTGAAGGTTTTTTTGGAATTTCTGCAGCTACAGGAGGCCTTGCAG ATGACCACGACGTCTTATCTTTCTTGACATTCAGACTGACTGAACCTGGACAACAAGAG CCTGTTCCCGAAGCTGAGATTCCACAAGAGGAGAAGGAAAAGTACCAAGAGGAGTTTGAACATTTCCAGCAAGATTTGGACAAGAAGAAACATGAATTCCAAAAAGAGCACCCTGACATCCATGGACAGCCAT CTGAAGATAATTATGAATCTGTTAATGACCGGGAGGTCAGGCAGATCTTTGAAAGCCAGAGTAGAATCCACCTGGAGATCAAACAGCTGAACAGGCAGCTGGATATGATCCTGGATGAGCAAAGGCGCTATGTGACTGTAGTAACAGATGAAATCACAAAGAGAGGAGCTTTGACACCGGGCCAGCCGGGACAG GTTCCCACCGAAGAACTTGACTCtcttgtaaaagcacagcaagagGTGCTTAGAAATGTCAATGATATGAG GAATACATTAACAGAGTCTCTCGGACAAATGGGTAATGTTCACAACCAAGGCAATGCTGCAGGGACATATGAAACTGTCCAGCACTTCAATGACATCAAGGAACACCTTCATGTGGTTAAGAAAGATATTGACCATTTGATACAGAGAAACAGG GGGCCAAATGAAAAGGCGACGTGTCCAGAGCTCCCACCTTTCCCATCCTGTTTATCTACAACCCATTTCTTCATGTTTGTAGCAGTTCAGACAGTGTTGTTTATCGGTTATATAATGTATAG gagtcAGCAAGAAGCTGCTGCCAAGAAGTTCTTTTGA
- the LOC117420800 gene encoding protein ERGIC-53-like isoform X1, which translates to MAVSMDKWLTVAAGLLIFCIIFNRTNADVAPGSNDAPHRRFEYKYSFKGPHLSQSDGTIPFWLHNGNAIPSADQVRITPSLRSQKGSVWTKNKAAFENWEAEITFRVTGRGRVGADGLAIWFTSDQGLEGPVFGAADSWNGLGIFFDSFDNDAKKNNPAVLIVGNNGKLVYDHQNDGSTQALGSCLRDFRNKPYPVRAKITYYKKSLTVLINNGFTPDKEDYEFCAKVDNMIIPAEGFFGISAATGGLADDHDVLSFLTFRLTEPGQQEPVPEAEIPQEEKEKYQEEFEHFQQDLDKKKHEFQKEHPDIHGQPSEDNYESVNDREVRQIFESQSRIHLEIKQLNRQLDMILDEQRRYVTVVTDEITKRGALTPGQPGQVPTEELDSLVKAQQEVLRNVNDMRNTLTESLGQMGNVHNQGNAAGTYETVQHFNDIKEHLHVVKKDIDHLIQRNRGPNEKATCPELPPFPSCLSTTHFFMFVAVQTVLFIGYIMYRSQQEAAAKKFF; encoded by the exons ATGGCGGTGTCCATGGACAAGTGGCTGACTGTAGCTGCCGGTTTACTaatattttgtataatatttaatCGCACTAATGCAGACGTTGCGCCGGGATCTAACGACGCTCCTCACCGCCGGTTTGAATACAAATACAGCTTCAAAGGACCTCATTTATCACAGAGCGATGGCACTATCCCCTTTTGGTTGCACAATGGGA ATGCTATTCCAAGTGCTGATCAGGTTCGAATCACACCATCATTGAGAAGTCAAAAAGGCTCAGTGTGgacaaaaaacaaagcagcctTTGAAAACTGGGAAGCTGAAATTACATTTCGTGTTACTGGAAGAGGAAGAGTTGGAGCAGATGGGCTT GCAATCTGGTTCACATCAGACCAAGGACTTGAGGGTCCAGTCTTTGGAGCAGCAGATTCATGGAATGGCCTTGGAATTTTCTTTGACTCTTTTGACAATGATGCAAAG AAAAATAACCCTGCTGTTCTTATCGTTGGTAACAACGGAAAACTTGTTTATGACCATCAAAA TGATGGTTCAACCCAAGCACTGGGGTCCTGCCTAAGGGACTTCAGAAACAAGCCCTATCCAGTCAGAGCCAAAATCACATACTACAAAAAGTCATTGACG GTTTTGATAAACAATGGATTTACTCCAGATAAGGAAGATTATGAATTTTGTGCCAAAGTGGACAATATGATTATTCCAGCTGAAGGTTTTTTTGGAATTTCTGCAGCTACAGGAGGCCTTGCAG ATGACCACGACGTCTTATCTTTCTTGACATTCAGACTGACTGAACCTGGACAACAAGAG CCTGTTCCCGAAGCTGAGATTCCACAAGAGGAGAAGGAAAAGTACCAAGAGGAGTTTGAACATTTCCAGCAAGATTTGGACAAGAAGAAACATGAATTCCAAAAAGAGCACCCTGACATCCATGGACAGCCAT CTGAAGATAATTATGAATCTGTTAATGACCGGGAGGTCAGGCAGATCTTTGAAAGCCAGAGTAGAATCCACCTGGAGATCAAACAGCTGAACAGGCAGCTGGATATGATCCTGGATGAGCAAAGGCGCTATGTGACTGTAGTAACAGATGAAATCACAAAGAGAGGAGCTTTGACACCGGGCCAGCCGGGACAG GTTCCCACCGAAGAACTTGACTCtcttgtaaaagcacagcaagagGTGCTTAGAAATGTCAATGATATGAG GAATACATTAACAGAGTCTCTCGGACAAATGGGTAATGTTCACAACCAAGGCAATGCTGCAGGGACATATGAAACTGTCCAGCACTTCAATGACATCAAGGAACACCTTCATGTGGTTAAGAAAGATATTGACCATTTGATACAGAGAAACAGG GGGCCAAATGAAAAGGCGACGTGTCCAGAGCTCCCACCTTTCCCATCCTGTTTATCTACAACCCATTTCTTCATGTTTGTAGCAGTTCAGACAGTGTTGTTTATCGGTTATATAATGTATAG gagtcAGCAAGAAGCTGCTGCCAAGAAGTTCTTTTGA